In Marinobacter sp. LQ44, the following are encoded in one genomic region:
- the hxsC gene encoding His-Xaa-Ser system radical SAM maturase HxsC: MISLYSKTCEFINWEEGAEPLILPVTENPSLPKVVAKKYALVCDRIPDKPTDSLASYGAILSRGSVKSGSLYRVIQLPAELSYVKSSDVVRLNPVGGEVRMLFRSDSDHNSILVTERCNSFCLMCSQPPREIDDSYLIEDACEVIKNVPRGTASLGITGGEPTLLGDGFLRIVRSAARYLPETHLHVLTNGRSFSERAISAALKDVGHPNLVLGIPLYSDLPERHDFVVQAAGAFEETIRGIVNLRRDGQKVELRVVIHKQTYARLPELARFIVRNLAFVEHVAFMGLELTGFTKANFGALWIDPYEYRSELDEACRILQSARVKTMVYNHQLCVLSPFVRELSVNSISDWKNDYLEKCTPCERKNDCGGFFSTGFSLEKTSDHISPFVSSNRIIPSEEIA; this comes from the coding sequence GGCTGAGCCGCTCATCTTGCCCGTTACGGAGAATCCAAGTCTGCCAAAGGTGGTTGCAAAAAAATACGCCCTCGTTTGCGATCGAATTCCAGACAAACCCACTGACTCCTTGGCCAGTTATGGGGCCATCCTGAGTCGAGGTTCGGTAAAAAGTGGAAGTTTGTATAGAGTTATTCAGCTTCCTGCTGAGTTGTCTTACGTAAAAAGCTCTGACGTCGTCCGCCTGAATCCAGTGGGCGGGGAGGTTCGAATGCTCTTTAGATCGGACTCGGATCACAACAGCATTCTAGTAACAGAACGATGCAACAGTTTTTGCCTCATGTGTTCGCAGCCTCCCAGGGAAATTGATGACAGCTATCTTATCGAAGATGCATGCGAGGTTATCAAGAATGTGCCAAGAGGCACTGCATCTTTGGGAATCACGGGCGGAGAACCAACACTTTTAGGCGACGGTTTTCTGCGCATAGTTCGAAGTGCAGCACGTTACTTGCCCGAGACCCACCTACACGTTCTTACCAATGGCCGTTCATTTTCAGAGCGGGCTATTTCAGCCGCTCTGAAGGATGTTGGGCACCCCAATTTAGTCTTGGGCATTCCTTTGTATTCCGACCTCCCCGAACGACACGATTTCGTGGTCCAGGCAGCAGGAGCGTTTGAGGAAACCATTCGCGGAATTGTGAACTTACGGCGTGATGGACAGAAGGTTGAACTACGGGTGGTAATCCATAAGCAAACTTATGCAAGGCTGCCCGAATTGGCGCGCTTCATTGTTCGAAATTTAGCCTTTGTGGAACATGTCGCGTTCATGGGGTTAGAGCTCACGGGATTTACAAAGGCTAATTTTGGTGCTTTATGGATAGACCCTTATGAGTATAGGAGCGAGCTAGACGAGGCTTGCCGAATTCTGCAATCCGCACGCGTTAAAACAATGGTCTATAACCATCAGTTGTGTGTTTTGTCACCTTTTGTTCGAGAACTTTCTGTTAATAGCATCTCTGACTGGAAAAATGATTACTTGGAGAAATGCACCCCTTGCGAGCGGAAAAACGATTGCGGTGGTTTCTTTAGTACAGGCTTTAGCTTAGAAAAAACAAGCGATCATATTTCTCCGTTTGTCTCTTCCAATAGAATTATCCCCTCTGAGGAAATCGCGTAA
- a CDS encoding protein adenylyltransferase SelO, translated as MPKRTPRHTAPMITNLNDLAAMADYSLMDTLNCDPEGKANGDDHAPRQVFSGHYVPVSPTPIEHPEYVAHSKSLFRELGFADTLAQSQDFVRMFSGDLTQVPEPMRNVGWACGYALSIYGTEFYQQCPFQTGNGYGDGRAISVLEAVINSQRWEMQLKGGGRTPYCRGADGRAVLRSSVREFLAQEHMRALGVPTSRSLSLYVSKTEKVRRPWYSEGSGSIDPDVLVSEPVAISTRVAPSFIRVGQLELFGRRARKNEHPKAMEELEKIVLHLIDREYGGLIDQTLPTAEKVVLLAREFRGRLTSLVASWIRVGYCQGNFNSDNCAAGGFTLDYGPFGFIDLFNPQYQPWTGGGQHFSFLNQPAAAERNFHSFCTALRPLLEAHPDCLQQLDKIQSDFPLVMQAEIEKMWAAKLGLEAFDEGLFRELATLMVHTPVDYTVFFRELSSVPDDIVPLKKSFYRNVTNGADPEGLEQCWSTWLANWRSLTGSVDREVLSRRMKLVNPKYSLREWYVVPAYQQAAEGNYELLRELQDIMTQPYAEQSKDVENKYYRLKPLELFAVGGWSHYSCSS; from the coding sequence ATGCCAAAGCGAACACCCCGCCACACAGCCCCGATGATCACGAACCTAAACGATCTCGCAGCAATGGCGGACTATTCGCTCATGGACACCCTCAACTGCGATCCTGAGGGAAAAGCGAATGGTGATGACCATGCGCCCCGGCAGGTGTTTTCAGGACACTATGTTCCGGTCAGCCCCACGCCCATTGAACACCCGGAATACGTGGCCCACAGCAAGAGTCTGTTTCGCGAACTGGGCTTCGCCGACACTCTGGCGCAGTCACAAGACTTTGTGCGGATGTTTTCCGGCGACTTAACGCAGGTTCCAGAGCCGATGCGCAACGTCGGTTGGGCGTGTGGCTACGCACTTTCTATCTACGGCACCGAGTTCTACCAGCAATGCCCGTTCCAGACTGGCAACGGATACGGTGACGGACGCGCCATCTCCGTGCTTGAAGCCGTCATCAACAGCCAGCGCTGGGAAATGCAGCTCAAAGGGGGAGGGCGCACACCCTACTGCCGTGGCGCAGACGGCCGGGCCGTTCTTCGCTCCAGCGTTCGTGAGTTCCTGGCTCAGGAACACATGCGGGCGTTGGGTGTGCCCACATCACGGTCTTTGAGCCTGTACGTGTCCAAAACCGAGAAAGTTCGGCGCCCTTGGTATTCTGAGGGCTCGGGCTCGATTGACCCGGACGTGCTTGTATCCGAGCCCGTTGCCATCTCCACCCGCGTTGCACCGTCGTTTATCCGGGTAGGGCAACTCGAACTCTTCGGGCGCCGGGCCCGTAAGAACGAACACCCTAAGGCCATGGAGGAACTAGAAAAGATCGTCTTGCACCTGATCGATCGTGAGTACGGTGGCCTTATCGACCAGACATTACCCACCGCCGAAAAGGTCGTGTTGCTTGCCCGTGAGTTCCGCGGCCGCCTGACGTCGCTGGTGGCGAGCTGGATTCGCGTTGGCTACTGCCAGGGCAACTTCAACAGCGACAACTGTGCAGCCGGCGGATTCACCCTCGACTATGGTCCCTTTGGATTCATCGATCTATTCAACCCGCAATACCAGCCTTGGACCGGCGGCGGGCAGCACTTTTCGTTCCTCAACCAACCAGCGGCGGCAGAGCGCAATTTTCATTCGTTCTGCACGGCGTTGCGGCCGTTGTTAGAGGCGCATCCGGATTGCTTGCAGCAACTCGACAAAATCCAAAGCGATTTTCCGCTGGTCATGCAGGCAGAAATAGAAAAGATGTGGGCGGCCAAACTTGGGCTAGAGGCTTTCGACGAGGGCTTGTTCCGGGAGCTCGCAACCTTGATGGTGCACACGCCCGTCGATTACACGGTGTTCTTTCGGGAGCTGTCTTCAGTGCCTGACGATATCGTGCCACTTAAGAAAAGCTTCTATAGAAACGTGACCAATGGTGCGGATCCCGAGGGACTGGAACAATGCTGGTCAACATGGCTCGCAAACTGGAGATCGCTCACTGGATCTGTTGACCGTGAGGTGCTTTCCCGCCGGATGAAACTCGTCAATCCGAAGTACAGTTTGCGGGAGTGGTACGTTGTACCTGCCTATCAGCAAGCGGCGGAAGGAAATTACGAGTTGCTGCGAGAACTGCAGGACATTATGACCCAGCCATATGCCGAGCAATCGAAAGACGTGGAGAACAAATACTACCGGCTGAAGCCGCTGGAGCTTTTCGCGGTTGGTGGATGGTCACACTATAGCTGCTCGTCGTGA
- a CDS encoding pyridoxamine 5'-phosphate oxidase family protein, whose protein sequence is MKRAPKRASYERAPAYALIDRLKTAHVAFVEQGEPRIVPLTVWRMGDNLYLHTLNGGRLSKRLNAGDLLCISFAVTNEWVMTKSAFHHSANYESLVLFGKASPVTEDAEFDAAFRAIINQIEPGRWEQVRAPNHKERKATALYRIPIEEGSFKRRTGGPNDDPEDLALPVWHGVLPARL, encoded by the coding sequence GTGAAGCGCGCACCTAAGCGGGCAAGCTATGAACGCGCTCCGGCCTATGCGCTGATTGATCGCCTGAAAACGGCCCACGTGGCGTTTGTGGAGCAAGGTGAACCACGCATTGTGCCACTAACGGTTTGGCGGATGGGTGATAACCTCTACCTGCACACGCTGAACGGAGGGCGTTTGTCAAAACGCCTGAATGCAGGGGACCTCTTATGCATATCATTTGCGGTGACAAATGAATGGGTGATGACCAAGTCCGCCTTCCATCATAGTGCGAACTACGAATCGCTGGTATTGTTCGGGAAGGCTTCACCGGTGACGGAAGACGCCGAGTTTGATGCCGCGTTTCGGGCCATCATCAACCAGATTGAGCCAGGGCGCTGGGAACAGGTTCGCGCGCCCAACCACAAAGAGCGTAAGGCGACTGCGTTATACCGGATCCCCATTGAGGAAGGTTCATTCAAGAGGCGGACCGGTGGCCCGAATGACGACCCGGAGGATTTGGCTTTGCCTGTTTGGCATGGAGTGCTCCCCGCTCGCCTTTAA
- a CDS encoding PLP-dependent aminotransferase family protein, whose product MIDDIRLTSEAPLQKQLYLQLSERILTQRFPAGSRLPSSRQMALDPGISRNTVNAVYDQLKAEGFLTSSAGRGIFVHEDIKAAVKPAGPGLKQPIKNATSLPPLPAVPRNRLKAVEDASLPFQPGLPDLDAFPIRAWNRILHHQESRRALRGYDTIQGYQPLRSAIASYLRASRGVRCEEHQIIITNGAQQALSLIADVFLQPGDRVFCENPGYRGARNALSRHNNPLVPVPLRNQVLDVNALSDLGPAKLFFCTPTHQYPMGGILDLSQRIALVRWAQQNNCWIIEDDYDSEFHFFNKPFAAIQGMFDNAPVLYVGSFSKTLMPSLRVGYLVVPESVVEPLLWAKQINGGESPLMTQATIAEFIESGQFTRHLRRMRQLYRDKWQLFQKRLTQELGGLVQPVAESAGMHLVIEGDFDDVSLSQWLKTRGFGSTPLSAHFIGQQSRSGLVMGFASANEHQIEECVVALRAGLANF is encoded by the coding sequence ATGATCGATGATATTCGCCTGACCAGTGAGGCACCGCTCCAAAAGCAGCTTTACCTGCAACTGTCCGAGCGCATTCTGACGCAGCGATTTCCAGCTGGGAGCCGTCTCCCTTCTAGCCGACAGATGGCTCTGGATCCTGGGATTAGCCGGAACACCGTGAACGCCGTGTATGATCAGCTCAAGGCTGAGGGATTCCTTACAAGTTCTGCTGGCAGGGGTATCTTTGTACATGAAGACATCAAGGCCGCGGTAAAACCGGCTGGACCAGGGCTGAAACAGCCAATAAAAAATGCTACTTCCCTTCCCCCATTGCCCGCTGTTCCTCGCAACAGGCTCAAAGCAGTGGAAGACGCAAGCCTGCCGTTTCAGCCGGGGCTACCTGATCTGGATGCCTTCCCCATTCGAGCCTGGAACCGGATTCTCCATCATCAGGAGAGCCGTCGTGCCCTGAGAGGTTATGACACCATTCAGGGATATCAGCCACTTCGGAGTGCCATCGCCAGCTACTTACGGGCCTCTCGGGGCGTTCGCTGCGAAGAACATCAGATAATCATTACCAATGGTGCCCAGCAAGCGCTGTCCCTCATCGCCGATGTGTTTCTGCAACCTGGCGATCGTGTCTTTTGCGAGAACCCTGGATACAGGGGCGCCCGTAACGCACTGAGTCGTCACAACAATCCCTTGGTTCCGGTCCCTTTGAGGAACCAGGTTCTGGATGTAAACGCACTCTCTGACCTGGGTCCTGCGAAACTTTTCTTTTGTACCCCTACTCATCAGTATCCGATGGGTGGCATCCTCGACCTGTCCCAGCGCATAGCGCTTGTACGGTGGGCGCAGCAAAATAACTGCTGGATTATCGAAGACGACTACGACAGCGAGTTCCACTTTTTCAACAAACCCTTTGCCGCCATTCAGGGGATGTTCGACAACGCCCCGGTGCTCTATGTGGGTAGCTTCAGCAAAACGCTGATGCCCTCCCTGCGGGTAGGCTACCTGGTGGTGCCAGAGTCCGTTGTCGAACCCTTGCTCTGGGCAAAACAAATTAATGGCGGGGAATCCCCGTTGATGACTCAGGCCACCATCGCCGAGTTCATCGAAAGCGGTCAGTTCACGCGGCACCTGCGCCGCATGCGCCAGCTTTACCGGGACAAATGGCAGCTTTTCCAGAAGCGATTAACGCAGGAACTGGGAGGCCTGGTGCAACCTGTGGCGGAAAGCGCCGGCATGCATCTGGTGATTGAAGGAGATTTCGACGATGTATCCCTCAGCCAGTGGCTGAAAACCCGAGGGTTTGGCAGCACGCCCCTGAGCGCCCACTTCATCGGACAACAATCCCGGAGTGGCCTGGTGATGGGGTTTGCCAGCGCCAATGAGCACCAGATTGAGGAGTGTGTGGTGGCGTTAAGAGCGGGATTGGCGAACTTCTAG
- a CDS encoding WYL domain-containing protein, with product MRRYITVLEELGIPITTEQGRWYVTGFCHLRQAMRSFRLDRISDVQLLDTTFQRPPDFDAADFLTESLRSWGG from the coding sequence ATCCGGCGCTACATCACGGTATTAGAAGAACTCGGAATCCCGATAACGACGGAGCAGGGGCGTTGGTATGTCACCGGGTTCTGCCACCTCAGGCAGGCCATGCGTTCGTTCCGGCTGGACCGCATCAGCGACGTGCAATTACTGGATACCACCTTCCAGCGGCCACCGGATTTCGATGCTGCAGATTTCCTGACTGAGAGTTTGCGGTCCTGGGGCGGCTAG
- a CDS encoding glutathione S-transferase family protein, translating into MSELTFYTHPMSRGRVVRWMLEEVGVPYTVETMQFGPEMKTPKYLAINPMGKVPAIKHGNTVVTEVAAICAYLADQFPEKNLAPPPHSMERGPYYRWLFFMAGPFEMATSALAYGWKIDSSNLQAVGCGRVEDSVNTLEKVLGQSPYICGDHFTAADVLVSSYLWWETMQKNIPQNEVFQDYIKRTENRPAAQRANELDDALAEQMGVTPV; encoded by the coding sequence ATGTCAGAACTTACCTTTTACACCCACCCTATGTCCCGCGGCCGGGTAGTACGCTGGATGCTGGAAGAAGTTGGCGTTCCCTACACGGTAGAGACCATGCAATTCGGCCCGGAGATGAAAACCCCGAAGTACCTGGCCATCAACCCCATGGGTAAGGTGCCTGCGATCAAACACGGCAACACCGTCGTTACCGAAGTGGCGGCCATCTGCGCCTACCTGGCGGACCAGTTCCCCGAGAAGAATCTGGCGCCACCGCCGCACTCGATGGAACGCGGCCCCTACTACCGCTGGCTTTTCTTTATGGCAGGGCCCTTTGAAATGGCCACCAGTGCGCTGGCCTACGGCTGGAAAATCGATAGCAGCAACCTGCAGGCTGTCGGCTGTGGCCGCGTGGAGGACAGTGTCAATACCCTGGAAAAAGTACTCGGCCAAAGCCCTTACATCTGCGGCGATCACTTCACCGCGGCGGATGTGCTGGTCAGCAGTTACCTGTGGTGGGAAACGATGCAGAAAAATATTCCGCAGAATGAGGTATTTCAGGACTACATCAAACGCACGGAAAACAGGCCCGCCGCCCAACGTGCCAATGAACTGGACGATGCGCTGGCAGAGCAGATGGGCGTCACGCCGGTGTAG
- a CDS encoding LysR substrate-binding domain-containing protein, with the protein MQDLNDLFYFVKVVDHGGFAPAGRALGVPKSKLSRRIPMLEDRLDTRLINRSTRRFTITELGQEYYRHCVAMLVEAEAAQEVIDRSRAEPRGVIRMSCPPGLIYFHVGQLLVRFMAKYPEVKVEIDATSRRVDVLKEGLDLALRVRFPPLEDSGLTMKVLSKSPQCLMASRDFFNHYTKPENPDELANLPSLDFEQSDGKHIWCLDGPGGATAQVRHSPRLVTDDVFTLRQAALEGLGVVRMPLIVGGRDLVEGRLINVLPGWQPRGGILHAVFPSRRGLLPAVRALLDFLGESMDEVDFALMDQS; encoded by the coding sequence ATGCAGGACCTCAACGATCTCTTTTACTTCGTCAAGGTGGTGGACCACGGTGGTTTCGCGCCGGCGGGAAGGGCACTAGGCGTGCCCAAATCGAAACTGAGCCGTCGCATCCCGATGCTGGAAGACCGCCTGGACACCCGATTGATCAATCGCTCTACACGACGCTTTACCATCACAGAGCTGGGGCAGGAGTATTACCGTCACTGTGTGGCCATGTTGGTGGAGGCAGAGGCGGCCCAGGAGGTGATAGATCGATCACGGGCGGAGCCCAGGGGGGTAATCCGGATGAGTTGCCCGCCAGGCTTGATCTATTTTCATGTTGGCCAGCTGTTAGTGCGCTTTATGGCCAAATACCCGGAGGTGAAAGTCGAGATTGACGCCACCAGCCGCCGGGTGGATGTCCTGAAAGAGGGGTTGGACCTGGCGCTACGGGTCCGATTTCCTCCGTTGGAAGACAGCGGGCTAACCATGAAGGTGCTGTCGAAAAGCCCGCAATGTCTGATGGCGTCCAGGGATTTCTTCAACCATTACACCAAACCTGAGAATCCGGATGAGCTGGCAAATCTGCCGAGCCTGGATTTTGAACAATCCGACGGCAAACACATCTGGTGCCTGGATGGACCGGGTGGCGCCACGGCGCAGGTGCGGCATTCGCCCAGGCTTGTCACTGACGATGTGTTTACACTCAGACAGGCGGCCCTGGAGGGCTTGGGAGTGGTGCGTATGCCGTTGATTGTAGGTGGTCGGGACCTGGTCGAAGGGCGATTAATTAATGTGCTACCGGGTTGGCAGCCAAGGGGCGGAATACTTCACGCGGTATTTCCGTCCCGCAGGGGATTGTTGCCTGCGGTCAGGGCACTGTTGGACTTCCTCGGAGAATCCATGGATGAGGTGGACTTCGCACTGATGGATCAGTCATAA
- the ycaC gene encoding isochorismate family cysteine hydrolase YcaC has translation MAFKYNRLNKDDVALLMVDHQSGLLSLVRDFSPDDFKNNVLALADIAKFFDIPTILTTSFENGPNGPLVPELKEMFPDAPYFARPGQINAWDNEDFVKAVKATGKKQLLIAGVVTDVCVAFPTLSALEEGYEVFVVTDASGTFNRTTRDASWSRMEQAGAQLMNWFSVGCELHRDWRNDIEGFGGILAKHLPHYANLMQSYGAQQG, from the coding sequence ATGGCGTTTAAATACAATCGTTTGAACAAGGACGATGTTGCTCTGCTCATGGTAGACCACCAGTCCGGCCTGTTGTCGCTGGTTCGGGATTTCTCGCCAGACGACTTCAAGAACAATGTGCTGGCGCTGGCAGACATTGCCAAGTTCTTTGATATCCCGACCATTCTGACCACCAGTTTCGAAAATGGGCCTAACGGCCCGCTGGTGCCGGAATTGAAGGAAATGTTCCCGGATGCGCCGTATTTTGCGCGGCCCGGTCAGATCAACGCCTGGGATAATGAGGACTTCGTGAAGGCGGTAAAAGCCACCGGCAAGAAACAGCTGTTGATTGCCGGCGTGGTGACCGATGTGTGTGTTGCTTTCCCCACGCTCTCAGCCCTGGAAGAAGGCTACGAAGTGTTTGTGGTAACCGACGCCTCCGGCACCTTTAACCGGACCACCCGTGATGCTTCATGGAGCCGAATGGAACAGGCCGGCGCACAACTGATGAACTGGTTCAGCGTTGGCTGCGAACTGCATCGTGACTGGCGCAATGACATCGAAGGCTTTGGTGGCATCCTGGCCAAGCACCTGCCCCATTATGCCAACCTGATGCAAAGCTACGGCGCCCAGCAGGGGTAA
- a CDS encoding antibiotic biosynthesis monooxygenase: MSDATPNVHYSSGRTIYIRHSVKADQRDRYETWLRQIINAAAEFPGHQGVHIVRPPTGRHTFEISVRFSGRAEAEAWLDSDIRKELISEIRTALESQEQVEIKTGIDFWFTPPASTAPQPTRWKQWALTTAVIWPLTMVVPAVYRPVFDLIPVLGAWGVRHGIVAATIVGLVVYLIMPRLVRLVAGWLFR, translated from the coding sequence ATGTCTGACGCCACACCCAACGTGCACTATAGTAGCGGGAGAACGATTTATATTCGGCACTCTGTTAAGGCCGACCAGAGAGACCGTTATGAAACCTGGCTAAGACAGATCATCAATGCGGCAGCCGAGTTTCCAGGTCATCAAGGCGTGCATATCGTTCGCCCGCCTACAGGGCGACACACTTTTGAAATTTCTGTACGATTTTCTGGCCGGGCCGAAGCTGAAGCGTGGTTAGATTCTGATATTCGGAAGGAATTGATCAGTGAGATACGTACGGCGCTCGAATCTCAGGAGCAGGTTGAGATCAAAACGGGTATCGATTTCTGGTTTACGCCACCAGCATCCACTGCGCCACAGCCTACGCGCTGGAAACAGTGGGCACTGACCACTGCCGTGATCTGGCCACTAACCATGGTTGTTCCCGCCGTTTATAGACCAGTATTTGATTTAATACCGGTTCTGGGGGCCTGGGGCGTACGACATGGTATCGTAGCCGCCACCATTGTCGGTCTCGTTGTTTATCTGATTATGCCAAGGCTGGTTCGCCTGGTGGCGGGCTGGTTGTTCCGCTAA
- a CDS encoding pirin family protein yields MSNLSPQTEFDCPITKECGALVQLLQPRERDLGGFSVRRVLPVVGQKMIGPWIFFDHMGPAHFPAGDGINVRPHPHIGIATVTYLFEGEILHRDSLGSLQAIRPGDINLMVAGHGIVHSERERPEITATDHTLHGLQLWLALPEAEEETDPAFYHYPESTVPSVSVGDVPVRVMMGTAYGETSPVKVFADTLYIEAWLKPGQKLTLPDAQERGLYVAKGRLLAGGTEIPEFSMAVLSEQQGVIVEALEETRLALIGGEPLGKRFIEWNFVSSRKERIEEAKRDWENGQFPSVPGDEDEFIPLPG; encoded by the coding sequence ATGAGCAATCTCTCACCACAAACCGAATTCGACTGCCCAATCACCAAAGAATGCGGCGCTCTGGTTCAACTCCTGCAACCTCGTGAACGAGACCTCGGCGGCTTTTCAGTGCGGCGAGTACTTCCGGTAGTGGGGCAAAAGATGATCGGGCCGTGGATTTTCTTTGATCATATGGGGCCTGCACACTTTCCTGCCGGCGACGGCATCAATGTGCGCCCTCACCCGCATATTGGCATTGCTACCGTCACTTACCTGTTTGAAGGCGAAATCCTGCATCGTGATTCCCTTGGGAGCCTGCAAGCCATCCGCCCGGGCGATATCAATCTGATGGTGGCCGGGCACGGTATTGTGCATTCAGAACGGGAACGCCCGGAGATCACGGCAACTGACCACACGCTCCATGGCTTGCAGCTATGGCTGGCGTTGCCTGAGGCGGAAGAAGAAACAGATCCCGCCTTTTACCACTACCCGGAGAGCACCGTGCCCTCCGTGTCGGTAGGTGATGTGCCAGTTCGCGTGATGATGGGGACTGCCTATGGTGAGACCTCACCGGTGAAGGTGTTTGCCGACACCCTGTATATAGAGGCCTGGCTGAAGCCTGGTCAGAAGCTGACCTTGCCGGACGCCCAGGAACGCGGTCTCTATGTGGCGAAGGGGCGGCTTCTGGCAGGCGGAACGGAGATTCCCGAGTTCTCCATGGCCGTTCTGTCAGAGCAGCAAGGCGTCATCGTTGAAGCCTTGGAAGAAACGCGGCTCGCACTGATTGGTGGCGAGCCTCTTGGCAAACGGTTTATCGAGTGGAACTTCGTTTCCAGTCGCAAGGAGAGAATTGAAGAGGCTAAACGCGATTGGGAAAACGGCCAATTTCCCTCCGTCCCTGGCGATGAGGATGAGTTTATCCCTCTCCCGGGCTAA
- a CDS encoding methyltransferase family protein, with amino-acid sequence MKALELKVPPVILTLLFGAVMWAVSRLLPSGYFAFPGRVLLFAVVLVAGVVIALMGVLAFRRAGTTVDPRTPHQTTTLVVNGVYRHTRNPMYLGFLMILAAWWLYLGSVFAALLLPLYVLYMNRFQIKPEERNMRDLFGDQFNHYVERVRRWL; translated from the coding sequence GTGAAAGCGCTCGAGCTAAAGGTTCCACCGGTTATCCTGACGCTACTCTTTGGGGCTGTCATGTGGGCAGTGTCCCGGCTGCTGCCTTCCGGATACTTCGCGTTTCCTGGAAGGGTTCTGTTGTTTGCCGTTGTTTTGGTTGCCGGTGTGGTCATCGCACTAATGGGCGTTCTCGCTTTCAGGCGCGCAGGCACAACGGTGGACCCTCGCACGCCACACCAGACGACAACTCTGGTGGTCAATGGCGTGTATCGCCACACCAGAAACCCCATGTATTTGGGGTTCCTGATGATTCTGGCAGCCTGGTGGTTATATCTCGGCAGCGTCTTCGCTGCGTTATTGCTTCCGCTTTATGTGCTTTATATGAACCGTTTCCAGATCAAGCCTGAGGAGCGCAATATGCGGGACCTGTTTGGAGACCAGTTCAATCATTACGTTGAGAGAGTTCGGCGCTGGTTGTAA